Within the Phaseolus vulgaris cultivar G19833 chromosome 9, P. vulgaris v2.0, whole genome shotgun sequence genome, the region ATTCATACTCTTAAATCTCATCAATTCATAATCTTCTgaagaaaaaatttcaaaagtaTATATGGATTGTATatgtcattaaaaaaaaatcattaaatattaaccaaatttagagaataaaaataattagtcactatattaaataaaataaatactaatttagagactcaaaaattattcatatctaaaattgtttttattattaataaaaaattataaaatcatttctaaatttgtatctaaattagtaACCTAAGTTTTAgtgactaatattttagattttagattggtttctaaaagactaatataaactaatttagaatataaagtagtaagtagttaatagttagataccaatttaaaaattattttataaattttaattaataatataaactactttagatactagtagtctttttaatttataaaatgatctctaatctaatcaaataataattaattattttagtctctaaaattagtttttatttaatgattttcttgtagtgtatatgaatcaataagtaaatatttttcttaaattaaaattaatttatgtataaactaaaattaactttaagCTATGTAGAAgtaatttcatataattttttaaaattcttattttgaatttatgcataatttgattttagtttaaggaaaattttattttatttttcttttccttgatgtttttctctaaaaaatatttatgtagaTATTTATCCAAACAAATcctataaaatgtttttatatatcAAGATGAATCATTAGATATATACtcttataaaaatttatctattttttttctcatatgtGAAACAAACTTTAAGAACTAAATGATATCAAAATATCTGCTATCTTATTTCTTTACTCTTGGACCGATAAATTTGTTAActaaattttgtattatttttattaacatcaaataattaaaatatttataaaatgtttttatatatcAAGATGAATCTTTAAATGACTGTATAAAAATATGTGAAACAAGCCTTGAATCAAacattcaagattaaagatcttgggaatttaagatattttcttggtttagaagtagcaagaagtaagacaagaataatggtaaatcaaaggaaatatgcattggaattaTTAACGGATGCAGGTCTTTTAGTCTGCAAACCTGCACccactcctattgataatcatgagaaattctcttctactggaagtgttcctttcccagatattcaagcctacagaagattgattggaaggCTTATGTATCTCATTAATACCCGACTTGACATAACATTTTCTATGCAACAACCTTCTCTGTTTTTTGCTAAGCCTACAATTGCTCACTATAATCCAGCGATTAGAATTCTCAAATATATCAAAGGGGCTCCAAGTCTtggtctatttttctcttccactacctctgttcatctcaaagccttttgtgatagtgattggggcacttgcagtgattcaagacaatcagtgactgttttagtgtgtatcttggaAATTAtctcatatcttggaaattaaagaagcaaggaacaatatcaaagagttaTTTTGAAGCTGAATACATGGCAATGACCACggttacatgtgaaattcaaaaCTTATCTTCtccaagatttcaaagttccttttgagcaaccatcccttttatactgtgacaaactcagcaagatacattgtagcaaatccagtgtttcacgagcgtacaaaacatatagaaatagattgtcacgtggtccgggaaaaattaaagaagagtCTAATCCATTTGTTTCCCATTTCCACAAAAGAGCAACTGATTGATATTTATATCAAAGCTTTAAGTCTTCaatcttttaataatatttgttccAAGCTAGGTCTCATCAATatctcatcaatatttgctcCCCAGCTTGTGGCGGGTATTAAAGGATACGAATACCAGCCGAGTTATAGtaggatcctaatattaattgagtgtcttttctaattatcagttgtttctctttatagaggagaataattgggttttctaattatcagttgtttgtgtgttatgattcttttcctctttagttaaacctagaatgagtgtactacttgtatatattcagacaatttgttttgatttcaataacaataaaaaagagatattcattcttaTATCATTTGTCTTCAGTTTACGTTTTTGTATTgtataattttctaaatttttaattttagtttatatatagtttattttattttctcctcCGTAAACGTGCTCAAATTAAAgagtaacttttttatttagtttctctCTAATTTCAATCTAAGACACTAACTTTAGTATTTTCCCTATGTAAAAAACTCCACTATCATGCATTTTTGCTtcaatacaaaaaaattatccaCATACTAAAAATTTATCCAAATATTGTGTTTAGTACGAAAgcaaaatgtataaatattGAAATTGCAGATGAAATTTGAAGCTAAATTTATTTTGGGTTactgatttttattttgtagaatATAACAAATGACTTCatattaacttaaaaaaaaaaacttagaagATTGGAGTTGTtgacaattaaaattaaattatattatcaaAGTCACTTATGAATAggttatatttcaaattaaattttatacgTGGTGgcattaattgaaaaaaaagtgaCATGTCAAAGCATAATACATTTATAAGactcttaattttttaaagagaaGCATAAGTCAAGGTAGTTGAAACAATTAATTTCATCTGTTGGCCAATCCATTTTACCATcctaaaaaaactattaaaataagaaacaattaattaatattcatttaataaattgttaaaaaaaatcaccatTATGGaagattttgtaaaaaaaaaaagtgtagctagttgaaagagaaagatttaggTTAATCTAGAAAAAGTGAAAGATATCTATAGATATTGTGGTTATAGGGTGAGATATTTCATAATCTCATAgggaaaaaacaaatataaataattggatataatacttttttaaatgattaattatgataaatatAACTGTTAAATCGAATGAACCTGAAAAATACATAAAAGTGATTATATTAAGTAAAAGAAATTGTAACCTAAATTCAACTAAGTTGTTTTATTTGGTTCGTTTAGCACATATTAACAAACTccttttcataaaataataattatattataaaaacactaaaaaaaattattaaataaaaatcaattttagaaataaatataattaattattatatttattaaattagatattatgtaaattaaaaaattattgatttttaaattaatttttattataggtaaatatttataaattgatatctaattaattatcaaaaaatttattatcaaatttatagaatctaaataattggtaattaaaattttagtaattaattacataacaatttagaaacaatttgttaataataaaaattaatttaaaaattaataatttttttctctaaaatattatttaatttaattaatataacatatttttattctctataattaatttttatttaataattttccaATGAAATAATAGtagaaatattataaattattttattaatatatatatatatatattcatttatatattaaatcagTATAtgtcaaattaaaattagttttattaatataacttaatttttaaaatattttttaattttttatgatgaatGATGTTAAAAGGTTGAGATTTCTTCATCTTTTGAATAGAGTTTTCCTGTCCATGATTGACCAGTGCAATCAAGGTCATGACATCCACGAACTACAACTGCTATTTgtccatataattttttttatttattgactTCATTGTAttcgtaattttaaaaaaaatgctatattattattatttttaattaacttatttaTATCTATAATTTCTTATCTATTTAAgtattagttttttattattttttactgacttttttttattgtacgatatgttttaaatttctttttgttattgaaaaataatgtaGAATAAGTTGAAACTTATGTAATAACAAATATCTTTTtagtaaacaaatattttacttttaaatttttatgtgactaatttccatataattttttaaaataaatattctataatatttttttatttcaatttcaaattctttggtattgttaaaataaaacatttaagcTATTATTCATTTTAATGTTTAATGACTTGGTTTTGATACCAAGAAAACTAATAATAGATTGAAATAAGAGattatttataaactattatttattattgatttcaATTCTTAAATGATAGAATTCTTGGTGTACGATAATAGTAAACTTGACAATTTCAGTAAATTTAAAGtgatactttattttattataaagatagtaaaagatataaattaaataaactcgatgaaaagaaaaaataatttgttcttGCAAGGGTTTAGAAACAATCTTATTTCTTATAAAGTTGTTGACTTCTTGGTTTTCTTTCTCGATGCAAGTTTTCGATTTGGGCTTTCAGCTTGGACCTGGATATGACTTGTAGACTCTCACTTCTCTGGGTTAGGTCAACTGGATCTCTCGGTTCTTGGTCTCGATCTTCTCTCACGGATGATGTGTGTACTTAAAAGGTGATCTGATGTTAAAATCAAAATGGGTACTACTTAATTATCAGATAAATTCACTCTACTTACATCTTGAGTTGATCACCTATTTATAACACTTTCTTATTGGGCTTAAAACCCAATTGGGTTTTTACGCTTTGCACCCGATCTTCTTTAAACACACCCTTTATGTTTTGGACCCTTTAGATGAGTTTTGccacaataaatatttatttatttatttaattttcaccTTTCGGTTTTCTTATCAGTCAACCTCTCGGTCGTAGACAGTACACTAGCCCCCCTAGGCATGAGGAATTTGAAAATCAGAGTAGAGATTTCTTGGGAATATATTTGATTTTCGCATTAATGAGATTCTGCCTATTAAATGTGCTTGCGTAAGAAGAAATTGCATCGTTTCACGTGTGTTGCTTTTACTGTGTCGTTTGACGTGAAAACTCATCAACCCCTAATAGTTTGGATGTGTTTCAATTTGACGATCACGATATTATGACGTTTCGTGTATAAGAGTTTTAAGAATACTATAAATACTTGCTTGGAAATGGTATACCCTATTGCTTTTATTACTTTTGTATTCTTGCATCCGAGAGATCTAAACGAGTGTTTGACTGAGAGAATTTAGGTGAATATTCTTAAAAGGTATTATGTCTTCTTCAAGCTCTATTTCCATTTCTAATGAGTTTTCGGGCGCGAGTAACGGGGCTATCAAGAAAGTGATTGAGATGAATAAGGATATTCATTCGGTTGCTTCATCTACCACCATTTTTGTTGTGAAGAATAAAGCTAGTAGTGATATGAGTTCAAGTGAAGAAGATGTAGATCTTTGAATTTGAAGAAAAAGTCGAGAAGGCAGAAGAAAATTGGAGTCTTCGTCTCGGCTATGATTGGGTTAATCCCAATGTTCAAGAATATTTTTTTCGGTATCGCTATTCTTTAATCcttcaaagttttctttttacaATTTCGATTTATTCTCCTAATGCTATCGGTATgtatctttttcaatttttttttttaacaagagAATTTTAACTTTGTGTATTGACTTTCAGGTTTAATGTATGCTACTAATTTGAAAGTTCGAACTTACTTTTCGAAGTTGTTTGGCAAATCTCGTCGTTTCACTCCTCAACATGAAAGAGAAGTTCAATATGAAATGGAAGTTCGGTCTGAAAGAGAGGTTGAAGCCATTCAACCCATTTCTCGGGTTGAAGTTTTGGTTCAGACTCTTGATGTCGAAAACGTTACTAATGAACGTGTTAAGAAAAGGAAACAAGAGAATAGTGGTAGGTGGTCACATTCTTCTCCCAGGCGCCATCGTCATGCATCTATAAGCTCCTCTCAACCCCTCCCCGAAACCATTTTCGACGCTTCATCtcgttttttcaaaatttgtgcACGACAATCTTGATGGTCCTTCTCGTGAAACGTTTAGAACAACCAATGTTTCTTCTTTGATAAATTCGACTATTGAGCTTGCGACCCACTCGTTTCTCATTGCtaagatgattagagaataAATTATGAAAGGTATTTCTTCTTCTGAATTCAGAAAAATGAAGATGAGTTGGTTGAATTCAGCAAGAGTCTTGAATCCACTCTTGAGGCTAATTTATCACTAACCGCTCAAATCAAAGAGTTGTCGGTTGAACATGAAAGTGCAAAAGAATCATTGAAGGATGAGATTGCTAGGTTATCTTCCAAAATGTTGAAATTTCAAAGTGTTAAGTgttaaaagttgtttttttatgctatctttattattttcaaacttATGAAAGTTCTCAACTTATGATAAAATAACTCAAACTCTAACCAACTTTAAAATGTGCTTGAAACTTTCAACCTTTCGGCCTTGTAGGTTTTCATAATAACTTgttgaaaatcaa harbors:
- the LOC137822457 gene encoding uncharacterized mitochondrial protein AtMg00240-like yields the protein MVNQRKYALELLTDAGLLVCKPAPTPIDNHEKFSSTGSVPFPDIQAYRRLIGRLMYLINTRLDITFSMQQPSLFFAKPTIAHYNPAIRILKYIKGAPSLGLFFSSTTSVHLKAFCDSDWGTCSDSRQSVTVLVCILEIISYLGN